A single genomic interval of Bacteroidales bacterium harbors:
- a CDS encoding DNA-binding protein translates to MDTLGNTNLLTIPKTAFLCSRNISASAVLKCYDWAIAQREAGNCVISGFHSQIEKDVLHYLLKGSQPIIVAMARGLKKIIEPEFLQPLQENRLLIITPFDTNTRRISQRTAEIRNQLMIQLADTIAVGHISPGGNLEKLLQTTNKEIVRIG, encoded by the coding sequence ATAGATACCCTGGGAAATACTAATCTTTTAACGATTCCCAAAACCGCCTTCCTCTGCAGTCGCAACATTTCGGCATCGGCGGTGCTGAAATGCTACGACTGGGCTATCGCGCAGCGTGAAGCGGGCAACTGCGTCATCAGCGGTTTTCACAGCCAGATTGAAAAAGATGTGCTGCACTATTTGCTCAAAGGCAGTCAGCCGATTATCGTGGCGATGGCCAGAGGGTTGAAAAAGATCATAGAACCGGAATTCCTACAACCACTTCAGGAAAACAGGCTACTGATCATCACTCCATTCGATACCAATACCCGCCGGATATCTCAACGCACAGCAGAAATCCGCAACCAACTGATGATCCAACTGGCCGACACCATTGCTGTTGGCCACATCAGCCCTGGAGGCAACCTGGAAAAACTCCTTCAAACCACCAATAAGGAAATTGTTAGGATTGGTTGA